One Lacunisphaera limnophila DNA window includes the following coding sequences:
- a CDS encoding class I SAM-dependent methyltransferase has protein sequence MKPNYDASFWDQRYGAATGYLYGTSPNEFLAAVADRIPPGPVLCLAEGEGRNAVHLARRGHAVTAVDQSATGLAKAAALAEKNAVPLTTIVADLADFPLSPGTWAGIVAIFMHLPPALRATVLARAVVGLLPGGMFVLECYSPAQLAFHTGGPREVTLLPTLATLRGELPGLEFLHGDELERDIIEGDGHTGRGAVVQVLARRPA, from the coding sequence ATGAAACCGAACTACGACGCCTCCTTCTGGGATCAGCGCTATGGCGCCGCCACCGGCTACCTCTACGGCACGTCCCCCAATGAGTTCCTCGCCGCCGTCGCCGACCGGATCCCGCCCGGGCCGGTCCTCTGCCTCGCCGAAGGCGAGGGCCGCAACGCCGTCCACCTCGCCCGCCGCGGCCACGCCGTCACCGCCGTGGACCAATCCGCCACCGGTCTCGCCAAGGCCGCCGCGCTGGCGGAGAAAAACGCCGTGCCCCTGACGACGATCGTAGCGGACCTCGCCGACTTCCCGCTCTCCCCTGGCACCTGGGCTGGCATCGTCGCGATCTTCATGCACCTCCCGCCCGCCCTTCGCGCCACGGTGCTCGCGCGGGCGGTCGTCGGCCTGCTCCCCGGCGGGATGTTCGTCCTCGAGTGCTACAGCCCCGCCCAACTCGCCTTCCACACCGGCGGCCCGCGCGAGGTAACGCTGCTGCCGACCCTCGCCACCCTGCGCGGGGAACTGCCTGGCCTGGAGTTCCTCCACGGGGACGAGCTTGAGCGCGATATCATCGAAGGCGACGGCCACACCGGCCGCGGTGCCGTGGTCCAGGTCCTCGCGCGCCGCCCGGCCTGA
- a CDS encoding rhodanese-like domain-containing protein has translation MNLPVLFLILAGAFVAWTFWRARPEILPEALHAALKAGTAVLVDVREPAEWTAGTAKQAALLPLSDLRGPRSQWRTFLEKNRDKELLLYCQSGARSAVASALLRREGFTARNAGSLASLDRAGWPVCRPRT, from the coding sequence ATGAACCTGCCTGTCCTGTTCCTCATTCTCGCCGGCGCCTTCGTCGCCTGGACCTTCTGGCGCGCCCGCCCCGAGATCCTGCCCGAGGCCCTGCACGCCGCCCTCAAAGCCGGCACCGCCGTGCTCGTGGACGTGCGCGAACCCGCCGAGTGGACCGCCGGCACGGCCAAGCAGGCCGCCCTCCTGCCCCTGAGCGACCTGCGCGGTCCGCGCAGCCAATGGCGCACCTTCCTCGAAAAAAACCGCGACAAGGAGTTGCTCCTCTACTGCCAGTCCGGCGCCCGCTCCGCCGTGGCCTCCGCCCTCCTGCGGCGCGAGGGCTTCACCGCCCGCAACGCCGGCTCCCTCGCCTCCCTTGACCGTGCCGGCTGGCCCGTCTGCCGCCCGCGCACCTGA
- a CDS encoding efflux RND transporter periplasmic adaptor subunit yields MRPSPFLLSLAAVLVTACTRQTQVSAPPEAGSLAVTTAVVVRENRPALIEMPATIRPVERAVISAKLTGTIATLPWGLGQAVPAGDVLVTLAVPETEARVRQAQASLAEAARATERERTLVAKGVNAPDSLRDAEDRLRFAQAGLAEAEAMLAHASIRAPFAGVVTEKTVLPGDLATPGLPLLTLESTARLRAEGAVPEQAAATLRIGDSLPVVVQDGAAPVAGRIEELSTAADALSRSVLVKVALPAGSARSGQFARLQVTAGASDSLFIPATALTRFGQMERVFVVTEGRAVLRLVKSGRTIGDRLEILSGLNAGEQIVLTPPAALRDGQRVTPQS; encoded by the coding sequence ATGCGCCCCTCCCCCTTCCTTCTGTCTTTGGCGGCTGTTTTGGTCACCGCCTGCACTCGCCAAACCCAGGTTTCCGCCCCGCCGGAGGCCGGATCCCTGGCGGTCACCACCGCCGTCGTCGTCCGCGAGAACCGGCCGGCCCTCATCGAGATGCCCGCGACCATCCGCCCGGTGGAGCGCGCCGTGATCTCCGCCAAGCTCACCGGCACCATCGCCACCCTGCCCTGGGGCCTTGGCCAGGCCGTCCCGGCCGGCGACGTCCTCGTCACCCTTGCCGTGCCCGAGACCGAGGCCCGCGTCCGCCAGGCCCAGGCCTCCCTCGCCGAGGCCGCCCGCGCCACCGAGCGTGAACGCACCCTCGTGGCCAAGGGCGTCAATGCCCCCGACTCGCTCCGCGACGCCGAGGACCGCCTCCGCTTCGCCCAGGCCGGCCTCGCCGAGGCCGAGGCCATGCTCGCCCACGCCAGCATCCGCGCGCCTTTCGCCGGAGTTGTCACCGAGAAAACCGTCCTCCCGGGCGATCTCGCCACCCCGGGCCTACCCCTGCTCACCCTGGAATCCACCGCCCGTCTCCGCGCCGAGGGCGCCGTGCCCGAACAGGCCGCCGCCACTCTCCGCATTGGCGACTCCCTCCCCGTCGTGGTCCAGGATGGGGCCGCCCCCGTCGCGGGGCGCATCGAGGAACTCTCCACCGCTGCCGACGCCCTCAGCCGCTCTGTACTGGTAAAGGTCGCCCTGCCCGCTGGCTCCGCCCGCTCCGGGCAGTTCGCCCGCCTGCAGGTGACCGCCGGCGCCAGCGACTCCCTGTTCATCCCCGCGACCGCCCTCACCCGCTTCGGCCAGATGGAGCGGGTCTTCGTGGTCACCGAGGGCCGCGCCGTCCTGCGGCTCGTTAAGAGCGGCCGCACCATCGGCGACCGTCTCGAGATCCTCTCCGGCCTCAACGCCGGCGAGCAGATCGTACTGACCCCGCCCGCCGCCCTGCGCGACGGCCAACGCGTCACCCCGCAGTCATGA
- a CDS encoding rhodanese-like domain-containing protein has product MKKLLPLIAMLSLFSSIFGAEVSTLTPAEAARLVAEGKAVLIDVREPSEWADTGVAAPAVLLPKSEFDEGQIGDWKAFLAQVGDKQIITYCRSGKRSGVVAQALAAQGHKVANAGGFKGWQEAGLPVRKVTEPAK; this is encoded by the coding sequence ATGAAGAAGCTCCTCCCGCTCATTGCCATGCTCAGCTTGTTTTCCTCCATCTTCGGCGCCGAAGTTTCCACCCTGACCCCGGCCGAGGCCGCCCGACTCGTGGCCGAGGGCAAGGCCGTCCTCATCGATGTCCGCGAACCGTCGGAATGGGCCGACACCGGGGTCGCCGCCCCGGCCGTGTTGCTTCCGAAAAGCGAATTTGACGAGGGCCAGATCGGCGACTGGAAGGCTTTCCTCGCCCAGGTGGGTGACAAACAGATCATCACCTACTGCCGCTCCGGCAAACGCTCCGGGGTGGTGGCGCAGGCCCTCGCCGCCCAAGGGCACAAGGTCGCCAACGCCGGCGGCTTCAAGGGCTGGCAGGAAGCCGGCCTCCCCGTGCGCAAGGTCACCGAACCGGCCAAGTAA
- a CDS encoding YgaP family membrane protein: protein MKPNVGGIDRILRILAGIAILGAGFYFKSWLGLIGIVPILTGIFRFCPAYLPFGLSSCKLKDE from the coding sequence ATGAAACCCAACGTTGGCGGCATTGACCGCATCCTCCGTATCCTCGCCGGTATCGCCATTCTCGGCGCCGGCTTCTACTTCAAGAGCTGGCTCGGCCTGATCGGCATCGTGCCGATTCTGACGGGCATCTTCCGTTTCTGCCCGGCCTACCTGCCTTTCGGCCTCAGCTCCTGCAAGCTGAAGGACGAGTGA
- a CDS encoding permease yields the protein MWTWAEWTADRAVALTGLDAARGAGAALHFFVYDLQKIVALILVVAFIMALVRGALPLERIRAWLERPGGRFLGYPAAAAFGALTPFCSCSSVPVFLGFIQARFPIGVAFAFLITSPIVNEIAVALLGATFGWKFAFTYAGVGIALGIFGGLALTFMRAERWLTPAALAPVATDEDDLPPSGWRARLRDAAATSLRILRRILPWLLASLALGAGLHGFVPAGFFERLFAGTGAWTVPLASLAGLPLYLSANATVPLLDAFVAKGVPLGTALAFLLSAVGVSLPELIMLRSVMSVRLLLVFSAIVLVGTTLVGWIFNALS from the coding sequence ATGTGGACCTGGGCTGAATGGACCGCCGACCGCGCCGTGGCGCTCACGGGGCTCGACGCCGCGCGCGGCGCCGGCGCGGCCCTGCACTTCTTCGTCTACGATCTCCAGAAGATCGTGGCCCTGATTCTGGTCGTGGCTTTCATCATGGCTCTCGTGCGCGGCGCCCTGCCCCTGGAGAGAATCCGTGCCTGGCTGGAGCGGCCCGGCGGGCGGTTCCTCGGGTATCCGGCCGCCGCGGCCTTTGGCGCCCTCACCCCGTTCTGCTCCTGCTCCTCGGTCCCGGTCTTTCTCGGCTTTATCCAGGCCCGCTTCCCGATCGGCGTGGCCTTCGCCTTCCTCATCACCTCGCCCATCGTCAACGAGATCGCGGTGGCCCTGCTCGGCGCCACCTTCGGCTGGAAATTCGCCTTCACCTACGCCGGGGTCGGCATCGCCCTCGGCATCTTCGGCGGCCTGGCCCTCACGTTCATGCGCGCCGAGCGCTGGCTCACGCCCGCGGCCCTGGCCCCGGTCGCGACGGACGAGGACGATCTTCCACCCTCCGGCTGGCGCGCCCGCCTGCGCGACGCCGCGGCCACCAGCCTCCGCATTCTCCGCCGGATCCTGCCTTGGCTCCTGGCTTCGCTCGCGCTCGGCGCCGGCCTGCACGGTTTCGTGCCCGCCGGATTCTTCGAACGCCTGTTCGCCGGCACCGGTGCGTGGACCGTGCCGCTCGCCTCCCTCGCCGGACTGCCCCTCTACCTCAGCGCCAACGCCACCGTGCCGCTGCTCGACGCCTTCGTGGCCAAGGGTGTGCCGCTCGGCACCGCGCTGGCCTTCCTGCTCTCGGCCGTCGGCGTCTCCCTGCCCGAGCTGATCATGCTCCGCAGCGTCATGAGCGTTCGCCTGCTGCTCGTCTTCTCCGCCATCGTGCTGGTCGGCACGACCCTCGTCGGCTGGATCTTCAACGCCCTGTCATGA
- a CDS encoding efflux RND transporter permease subunit, producing MSAPVSPPPHGFAGRLAEAFTDSRLTPLAVIASLLLGVFAVFMLPREEEPQIKVPMVDVIVAMPGATAHEVENRVTRPMEKLLWEIPGVEYLYSTSSPGRSLVIVRFQVGSDLEQSLVRLNQKLQANTDRIPPGVSAPLIKPRTIDDVPVAAVTLHSTTHDHLTLRRLAAQLDDAIKALPEVAETTLIGGVRRQLRVQVDPVKLASRQLTLDDLAAALRAANARSQDGALPSANRALLIETGAYFHDAADVANLVLGTWQSRPIFLRDVATIVDGPSEPADYVLFGRGTHASAIENQGSAIEASEEAAVTLSIAKRPGANAVTVVRAVEATVARLQGVLLPADVAVTFTRNYGETASEKSNELLLHMGIAVFGVALLILFFLGWRESLVVLLAIPVTLGLTLLVFYLYGYTLNRITLFALIFSIGILVDDAIVVVENIVRHQRLPSACGKSLHQIAVEAVSEVGNPTVLATWAVIAAVLPMAFVGGLMGPYMRPIPIGASAAMLFSLVVAFTVTPWAALRVLGRHAPPVTPDHAAVLHDQAPDTFFTRLYHRIMDPMIARSRWRWSFLGFVAVLLLGAMAFVPAGLVKIKMLPFDNKSEFQVILDLPEGSTLEETTRVARELAAALRTEPEVRDYQIYAGTASPFNFNGLVRHYFMRRGANVADIQVNLLPKHERSAQSHAVAERIRPRLAAIAAQHGATLAVAEVPPGPPVLQTLVAEIYGPSEASRLALAGRVKDIFAQTEGVVDIDWYVEEQQPTIHLRVDRTKAALHGISVATISRTIQTAVTGAKVDLLHQPLDREDVDLVLELPRALRSRPEDLLSLQLRSDHDEIIRAGERPLIPLGELVTLERTPGERNLYRKNLRPVVYVTGDVAGAVASPAYALFAMNRAIAQLDGREFGGTRPEVALHHLTQPDSELEPSIKWDGEWHVTLEVFRDLGLAFAAVCILIYMLLVSWFKSYLTPFLIMIVIPLSLIGILPAHAAMGAFFTATSMIGFMAGAGIVVRNSIILVDFIELRRAQGLPLAEAVVEAGAVRFRPMLLTALAVIVGASVILADPIFQGLALSLMAGEVASLLISRFAVPVLYYMMNIRHDPPAGAAPAECPVPSP from the coding sequence ATGAGCGCGCCCGTTTCCCCGCCACCCCACGGCTTCGCCGGCCGGCTGGCCGAGGCGTTCACCGATTCGCGCCTCACCCCGCTCGCCGTCATCGCCTCGCTGCTCCTCGGCGTGTTCGCCGTGTTCATGCTGCCGCGCGAGGAGGAACCGCAGATCAAGGTGCCGATGGTGGACGTCATCGTCGCCATGCCCGGTGCCACCGCTCACGAGGTCGAGAACCGCGTTACCCGCCCCATGGAAAAGCTCCTCTGGGAGATTCCCGGCGTCGAGTACCTCTACTCCACCTCCAGTCCCGGTCGCTCCCTCGTCATCGTTCGCTTCCAGGTCGGCTCCGACCTGGAGCAAAGCCTCGTCCGGCTGAACCAGAAACTGCAGGCCAACACCGACCGCATCCCGCCCGGGGTCAGCGCCCCGTTGATCAAGCCCCGCACGATCGATGACGTTCCCGTCGCCGCCGTCACGCTGCACAGCACCACCCACGACCACCTCACCCTGCGCCGGCTCGCCGCCCAGCTGGACGACGCCATCAAGGCCCTGCCCGAGGTCGCCGAGACCACCCTCATCGGCGGCGTGCGCCGCCAGCTCCGCGTGCAGGTCGACCCGGTGAAGCTCGCCTCGCGCCAGCTCACCCTCGACGACCTCGCCGCCGCCCTCCGCGCCGCGAACGCCCGCAGTCAGGACGGCGCCCTCCCCTCCGCCAATCGCGCCCTCCTCATTGAGACCGGCGCATACTTCCACGACGCCGCCGACGTGGCCAACCTCGTGCTTGGCACCTGGCAGTCCCGCCCGATCTTTCTCCGCGACGTCGCGACGATCGTCGACGGCCCCTCCGAGCCCGCCGATTACGTCCTCTTCGGCCGCGGCACGCATGCGTCGGCCATCGAAAATCAGGGATCCGCGATCGAAGCTTCCGAGGAAGCCGCCGTCACCCTCAGCATCGCCAAGCGCCCCGGCGCCAACGCCGTCACCGTCGTCCGCGCCGTCGAGGCCACGGTCGCCCGATTGCAGGGCGTGCTCCTGCCCGCCGACGTCGCCGTCACCTTCACGCGCAACTACGGCGAGACCGCCAGCGAGAAGTCCAACGAGCTCCTGCTCCACATGGGCATCGCCGTGTTCGGCGTCGCCCTGCTCATCCTCTTCTTCCTTGGCTGGCGCGAGTCGCTCGTCGTGCTGCTCGCCATCCCCGTGACCCTCGGGCTCACGCTCCTGGTCTTCTACCTCTACGGCTACACCCTGAACCGCATCACGCTCTTCGCGCTGATCTTCTCCATCGGCATCCTTGTGGACGACGCGATCGTCGTGGTCGAGAACATCGTCCGCCACCAGCGCCTGCCCTCCGCCTGCGGCAAGTCCCTCCACCAGATCGCCGTCGAGGCCGTCAGCGAGGTCGGCAACCCGACCGTGCTCGCCACCTGGGCCGTCATCGCCGCCGTTCTCCCCATGGCCTTCGTCGGCGGTCTCATGGGCCCCTACATGCGCCCGATCCCGATCGGCGCCAGCGCCGCCATGCTCTTTTCCCTCGTGGTGGCATTCACTGTCACCCCCTGGGCCGCCCTCCGGGTGCTCGGCCGGCACGCCCCGCCGGTCACGCCCGACCACGCCGCTGTCTTGCACGATCAGGCGCCGGACACGTTCTTCACCCGGCTGTACCACCGCATCATGGACCCGATGATCGCCCGCAGCCGGTGGCGCTGGTCCTTCCTCGGCTTCGTCGCGGTCCTGCTGCTCGGCGCCATGGCCTTCGTCCCCGCCGGCCTCGTGAAGATCAAGATGCTGCCCTTCGACAACAAGTCGGAGTTTCAGGTCATCCTCGACCTGCCCGAGGGCTCCACCCTCGAGGAAACCACCCGCGTCGCCCGCGAGCTGGCCGCCGCCCTCCGCACCGAGCCCGAGGTCCGGGACTACCAGATCTACGCCGGCACCGCCTCCCCGTTCAATTTCAACGGCCTGGTCCGCCACTACTTCATGCGCCGCGGCGCCAACGTCGCAGACATCCAGGTCAACCTCCTCCCCAAGCACGAGCGTTCCGCCCAGAGCCACGCCGTCGCCGAGCGCATCCGCCCGCGTCTCGCCGCCATCGCCGCCCAGCACGGCGCCACCCTTGCCGTGGCCGAAGTGCCCCCTGGACCGCCCGTGCTCCAGACCCTCGTCGCCGAGATCTACGGTCCTTCCGAGGCGTCCCGCCTCGCCCTCGCCGGCCGCGTGAAGGACATCTTCGCGCAGACCGAGGGCGTCGTGGACATCGACTGGTACGTCGAGGAGCAGCAGCCCACCATCCACCTCCGCGTGGACCGCACCAAGGCCGCCCTCCACGGCATCAGCGTCGCCACCATCTCCCGCACCATCCAGACCGCCGTGACCGGCGCCAAGGTCGACCTGCTCCACCAACCCCTCGACCGCGAGGATGTCGATCTCGTGCTCGAACTACCCCGCGCTCTACGCAGCCGGCCCGAAGACCTGCTCTCGCTCCAGCTCCGCTCGGACCACGACGAGATCATCCGTGCCGGCGAACGTCCGCTGATCCCCCTCGGCGAACTGGTCACCCTCGAGCGCACCCCCGGCGAACGAAACCTCTACCGCAAAAACCTGCGGCCCGTGGTCTACGTCACCGGCGATGTCGCCGGCGCCGTCGCCAGCCCCGCCTACGCGCTGTTCGCCATGAACCGCGCCATCGCGCAGCTTGACGGCCGCGAATTCGGCGGCACCCGCCCGGAGGTCGCGCTCCACCACCTCACCCAGCCCGACAGCGAACTCGAGCCCTCGATCAAGTGGGACGGCGAGTGGCACGTGACCCTCGAGGTCTTCCGCGACCTCGGCCTGGCCTTCGCCGCCGTCTGCATCCTGATCTACATGCTGCTCGTGAGCTGGTTCAAAAGCTACCTCACGCCCTTCCTCATCATGATCGTGATTCCGCTGTCGTTGATCGGCATCCTGCCGGCCCACGCCGCGATGGGCGCCTTCTTCACCGCCACCTCAATGATCGGCTTCATGGCCGGCGCGGGCATCGTGGTGCGCAACTCGATCATCCTCGTTGATTTCATCGAGCTCCGCCGCGCCCAGGGCCTGCCGCTGGCCGAGGCCGTGGTCGAGGCCGGCGCCGTGCGCTTCCGCCCGATGCTCCTCACCGCGCTGGCCGTCATCGTCGGCGCCTCGGTCATTCTCGCCGACCCGATCTTCCAGGGCCTGGCCCTCTCCCTCATGGCCGGCGAGGTCGCCTCCCTCCTCATCAGCCGCTTCGCCGTGCCGGTGCTCTACTACATGATGAACATCCGCCATGACCCGCCTGCCGGCGCCGCCCCGGCCGAGTGCCCCGTGCCTTCGCCATGA